The genomic DNA CCTCATATTCATTTTAATTGGTGCAATCGGATTAAAAGCAACAGCATAATACCTTTTTACTTTTTACAATTCGATTGATTGTTTTCCTAGAATATGTGCAAATCCTCCTGTCTTTACATCAACAATTTGATTATTAGCTGCCTTTAAAGAAACATTGATTTGTGATGGTTTACCCATCGAATGACCTTGCTCAATAGAAAGATCATAATGACTATTTCTTTGCAGCAATTGATGCCTAAATAAATAACAACTTAAAGCCCCATTGGACGTTCCTGTAGCACTCTCCTCCCGTATGCCATACAACGGGGCAAAATTTCGGCAATGTGCTGTCGAATGTGGCTTTAGAGTTTCTCTTGAAAACGTATGAAGTCCTACAACCTGATAAGTTTTACACATTTCCTCTATTACCTTAATGTTGGGCTGCATCTGCAATAATTGAGTTAAACCTTTTATTGGGACAACGATATCCTTTAAACCTGTTGAAACAATTTCTACTGGTAACTTCTCAGCAATATAATGAAGTGGGATATTTAATGCTGAAGCGATGTCACTCTTATTTATTTCTCCAAAAAATCTCGGCACCGCTTGTTGCAAATAAATGAGTCCATTATCACTTACATCTACTTCTAATAAACCGGCG from Bacillus aquiflavi includes the following:
- a CDS encoding PhzF family phenazine biosynthesis protein, which produces MKIDVYIVSAFSEKQQGGNEAGVVLLDNNLTDLEMQGIAAKVGLSETAFVSKSNKADFNVRFFTPSNEVDLCGHATVAAFYLLYKQSYLRIGSYVQKTNAGLLEVDVSDNGLIYLQQAVPRFFGEINKSDIASALNIPLHYIAEKLPVEIVSTGLKDIVVPIKGLTQLLQMQPNIKVIEEMCKTYQVVGLHTFSRETLKPHSTAHCRNFAPLYGIREESATGTSNGALSCYLFRHQLLQRNSHYDLSIEQGHSMGKPSQINVSLKAANNQIVDVKTGGFAHILGKQSIEL